Proteins found in one Vallitalea guaymasensis genomic segment:
- a CDS encoding non-ribosomal peptide synthetase: MPKNQSTDVLKEENLYPLTSYQRDIWIQQCLYPNRQLYNIGAYFVIEGSVEYEIFQKAINILIEENDALRINIIKKDGQYYQKIHPQLNYHVDFHDFSKENNPIKECLEWIENETIKPFDLYNNFLFKYSLIKVNENLFYWYMLKHHVITDGWGCSLAMGKMVNIYNRLINEDDTKEEILVQRIGEQKSNSYVNFIMDNINYMESDTYKKNADFWNDYYKEVPELLMKRNAAKMQGTITSARKTLIVKWDIYEKIMKYTKEKGCSTFHYMLGILYLCFSKIYDKNEFIVGVPILNRKNAVQKNTLGLFVNLIPLRINCDESESFDIVLNKIKLELLRCYRHKKFPLGEILKLAKKDSETKGNIFDVTLSFEKFDFDKRFAGHRTVTCPLVNKSEENALAIFIREYADGQDVEIDFDYRFDVFDKNFPIEKVMSYFKVLLEDVVNNTCDAIAHYEILNDEEKKKILYDFNDTKTDYSRQKTMHELFEEQVEKTPNNLAAVFEGKDITYRELNERANQLAVFLKEKGVEAGTPVAIIVERSMEMIVGVMGILKSGGAYVPIDPNFPLTRIGTIIKNSNISCIVTQCEQIELIQELQKENDDIQNVICIDTQEDINFNDDKIVTASVLIGLPTKNLGKMSTPQDIAYIIYTSGSTGTPKGVVEKHQPAINLIEWVNNKFSINEKDQILFITSLCFDLSVYDIFGILASGGSIRIASGDEVKDAQKLLDIILEEPITFWDSAPAALQQLVPLISEDKELVKNGRFRLIFQSGDWIPVTLPDIMRKVFPGVDVISLGGATEATIWSNYYEIEKVDPDWISIPYGKPIQNAKYYILDSNLNSCPMGVAGDLYIGGECLATGYANDIKQTNERFIPNPFVQESNEKMYKTGDLARWMHDGNMEFLGRKDHQVKIRGYRIEIGEIEYQLLQHESIKETLVLAKRDESKSDSKNKYLCAYIVADKEMTVAELRQYLSDLLPAYMIPSYFIQIDGMPLTSNGKIDRKALPLPGESINTGEVYKEPTNETQEKLVSIWRNVLGINKIGINDNFFNIGGDSLNAVRIISEIQKELNVEITLRDMFDYSNIKTLAKQIQQKNKTEYIALTATEEKDYYELSSAQKRLFVIKQFKDNSMNYNMPSVTIIEGKLDIEKFENVFKQLIKRHEALRTSFEIIDGIPMQKIHEEIDFKMEFIEKDEEELENIIKEFLRPFVLNKPPLLRVTLVKLKEERYAMLLDIHHIVSDGVTMEIILKEIGELYKGEKLDELTLQYKDFSEWQNKFLTTDLAKKQEEYWLKELAGEIPVLNMPTDYQRPSEQSFEGDKINFRLDKKVTAQLKEIAAKTGSTLYMTIVAAYNVLLSKYTGQEDIIIGSPVVGRTHESFQNIVGMFVNTIALRNFPKPDKDFIAFLTEVKQKFLEAYENQDYQFEELVVRLDLEKDFSRNPLFDTMVAWQNVDIRDADISGLSFVPYDFNSKIAKFDLTLLVYESKEGLECTFEYCTKLYKKETIEKFAASFGRILTQIVEDSTTSIKQIDIIDESEKKKVLYDFNDTKADYSRHKTMHQLFEEQVEKTPYNLAAVFEGKEITYRELNERANQLAVFLKKKGVEAGIPVAIIVERSMEMIIGVMGILKSGGAYVPIDPNFPLTRIGTIIKNSNISCIVTQCEQIELIKELQKENDEIQNVICIDTQEDVNFEDDKIVTPSELIGLPTENLGRMSTPQDIAYIIYTSGSTGTPKGVVEKHQPAINLIEWVNNKFSINEKDQILFITSLCFDLSVYDIFGILASGGSIRIASKNEVKDAQKLLDIILEEPITFWDSAPAALQQLVPLISEDKELVKNYRFRLIFQSGDWIPVTLPDIMRKAFPGVDVISLGGATEATIWSNYYEIEKVDPDWISIPYGKPIQNAKYYILDSNLNPCPMGVAGDLYIGGECLATGYANDLKQTNERFIPNPFVQESNEKMYKTGDIARWMHDGNMEFLGRKDQQVKIRGYRIEIGEIEYQLLQHSSIKEVYVMARDGEGKNKYLCAYIVAEKDLTVAKLRKYLGDLLPAYMIPSYFIQIPKMPITSNGKLDRKALPMPDGSINIGNTYEEPNNEIQEKLSTIWSEVLGISKIGIGDNFFDLGGDSIKAIQIVSRMNTINLKIEIKDLLKNPTIKELSRKVRVSDRQIEQGAVTGQVPLTPIQKWFLQQNTEEINHFNQAVMLYKKDGFQSDVVKKVFKKITEHHDALRMRYCSDDNEISQYCKPIEDAEITIMEKDLRYNLNYEQVIKEEADRIHRSLDLNEGPLFGLAIFKTYKGDYLLIVIHHMVVDGISWRILLEDLALGYEQVLSNKEIQFTRKTDSYKEWANKLQVYANSNKALKEISYWQTIEDAPVESLPKDRIIDKNMAADSKTVHASISEAKTEQLLKDVNKAYNTEINDILITALCLTVKNWTDKDNVLIQLEGHGREEIIEDIDITRTVGWFTSMYPVIFDMAKSEDISYQIKNIKETLRNVPNKGVGYGILKYLTESKLHKEIQFTKKAEICFNYLGQFDIQDETQVFSISSLSTGQAISHKLEKEHAIEINGKVSEGKLMLDISYNQKEYNEDTIKTFADNYIKNLEDILVHCLDKDTVELTPSDFGDDDTLSIEELENINSLFD, from the coding sequence ATGCCTAAAAATCAAAGTACAGATGTTTTAAAAGAAGAAAATCTATATCCACTTACATCATATCAAAGAGATATTTGGATTCAACAATGCTTGTATCCAAATAGACAGTTATATAATATTGGAGCCTATTTTGTTATAGAAGGAAGCGTAGAATATGAGATATTTCAAAAAGCTATTAATATCCTAATCGAAGAAAATGACGCTTTACGTATAAATATAATAAAAAAAGACGGTCAATATTATCAGAAAATTCATCCTCAATTAAATTATCATGTTGATTTCCATGACTTTTCAAAAGAAAATAATCCTATAAAAGAATGTTTGGAATGGATTGAAAATGAAACCATCAAACCATTTGACTTATATAATAATTTTCTATTCAAATATAGTCTTATAAAGGTAAATGAAAATTTATTTTACTGGTATATGCTGAAACACCATGTAATTACAGATGGATGGGGATGTTCTCTTGCAATGGGTAAGATGGTTAACATATATAATCGTCTTATAAACGAAGATGATACTAAGGAAGAAATATTAGTACAAAGAATAGGTGAACAGAAAAGCAATTCGTATGTCAACTTTATCATGGATAACATAAATTATATGGAATCTGATACATATAAGAAAAATGCTGATTTTTGGAATGATTATTACAAAGAAGTACCAGAACTTCTTATGAAGAGAAATGCTGCAAAAATGCAGGGAACAATTACAAGTGCTAGAAAAACACTAATAGTAAAATGGGATATCTATGAAAAGATTATGAAATATACTAAGGAAAAGGGTTGTTCAACATTCCATTACATGCTAGGTATTTTATATTTATGTTTCAGCAAGATATATGACAAAAATGAGTTCATTGTAGGAGTACCTATTCTTAATAGAAAAAATGCGGTACAAAAAAATACCTTAGGGCTTTTTGTTAATTTAATACCTCTAAGGATTAATTGTGATGAAAGCGAGAGCTTTGATATTGTTTTAAATAAAATAAAATTAGAACTATTACGGTGTTACAGGCATAAAAAATTTCCTTTAGGAGAAATTCTGAAATTGGCAAAAAAAGATTCAGAAACCAAGGGAAACATATTTGACGTCACCTTATCCTTTGAAAAGTTTGATTTTGATAAACGATTTGCAGGACATAGAACAGTCACTTGTCCTCTAGTAAATAAGAGTGAAGAAAATGCATTAGCTATATTTATAAGAGAGTATGCTGATGGACAAGATGTAGAAATAGATTTTGACTATAGATTTGATGTATTTGATAAAAACTTCCCTATAGAAAAAGTTATGTCATACTTTAAGGTCTTATTAGAAGATGTAGTGAACAATACTTGTGATGCAATAGCTCACTATGAAATATTGAATGATGAAGAAAAGAAAAAAATACTATATGATTTTAATGATACAAAAACTGATTATTCAAGACAAAAAACAATGCATGAACTTTTTGAAGAACAAGTAGAAAAAACACCTAATAATCTAGCGGCTGTTTTTGAAGGAAAAGATATAACATATAGAGAGTTAAATGAAAGAGCGAACCAATTAGCAGTCTTTCTAAAAGAAAAGGGAGTAGAGGCAGGCACGCCAGTAGCCATAATTGTAGAACGTTCCATGGAAATGATTGTAGGAGTAATGGGAATACTTAAGTCCGGTGGAGCCTATGTGCCTATAGACCCTAATTTCCCACTAACAAGAATAGGGACAATAATTAAAAATAGTAATATCTCTTGTATAGTAACACAATGTGAGCAAATAGAGTTAATACAAGAGTTACAAAAAGAAAATGATGATATACAAAATGTAATCTGTATTGATACCCAAGAAGATATAAATTTCAATGATGATAAGATTGTAACAGCTAGTGTACTTATTGGTCTTCCAACAAAAAACTTAGGTAAAATGAGTACTCCACAGGATATAGCTTACATAATATATACTTCTGGTTCAACAGGAACACCAAAAGGAGTAGTTGAAAAACATCAACCAGCAATAAATTTGATTGAATGGGTAAACAACAAATTCAGTATAAATGAAAAAGATCAAATATTATTTATTACTTCTTTATGTTTTGACCTATCAGTATATGATATATTTGGAATTCTAGCGTCAGGAGGTTCCATAAGAATTGCATCTGGGGATGAAGTTAAGGACGCACAGAAATTACTTGATATCATCCTAGAAGAACCAATTACTTTCTGGGATTCTGCTCCAGCGGCATTACAACAGCTTGTACCATTAATCAGTGAAGATAAGGAACTTGTTAAGAACGGCAGATTTAGATTGATTTTCCAAAGCGGTGACTGGATTCCTGTAACTCTTCCAGACATAATGAGAAAAGTGTTCCCAGGCGTTGATGTAATCAGCCTTGGTGGAGCAACAGAAGCGACAATATGGTCAAACTACTATGAAATAGAAAAAGTTGACCCTGATTGGATAAGCATACCTTATGGAAAGCCTATTCAGAATGCTAAATATTATATATTGGATTCCAATTTGAACTCTTGTCCAATGGGAGTAGCAGGAGATTTGTATATCGGAGGGGAATGCCTTGCAACAGGATATGCAAATGACATAAAACAAACAAATGAAAGATTCATACCAAATCCTTTTGTACAAGAAAGTAATGAAAAAATGTACAAGACAGGGGATTTAGCTAGATGGATGCATGATGGTAATATGGAGTTCTTAGGCAGGAAAGACCATCAAGTCAAAATAAGAGGCTATAGAATAGAAATAGGAGAAATAGAATATCAATTACTTCAGCATGAGTCGATTAAGGAGACTTTGGTTCTTGCCAAAAGGGACGAAAGTAAAAGTGATAGTAAAAACAAATATCTATGTGCATATATAGTAGCAGATAAAGAGATGACTGTAGCAGAATTGAGACAATATCTATCAGATTTGTTACCAGCCTATATGATTCCTTCTTATTTCATACAGATTGATGGAATGCCATTAACAAGTAACGGAAAGATAGACAGAAAGGCTCTTCCATTACCAGGAGAAAGCATAAATACAGGAGAGGTCTATAAAGAACCTACAAATGAAACCCAAGAGAAGTTAGTATCCATATGGAGAAACGTTTTAGGAATAAATAAGATAGGAATAAATGACAATTTCTTTAATATTGGAGGAGATTCATTAAACGCTGTAAGAATCATATCAGAAATACAAAAAGAGTTGAATGTTGAAATAACACTACGAGATATGTTTGATTACAGTAATATAAAAACATTAGCGAAACAAATCCAGCAAAAAAACAAAACAGAATATATAGCATTAACTGCTACAGAAGAAAAAGATTATTATGAACTGTCCTCTGCACAAAAAAGATTATTTGTCATAAAACAATTCAAGGATAACAGCATGAATTATAACATGCCTTCTGTAACTATCATTGAAGGAAAACTTGATATAGAAAAATTTGAAAATGTGTTTAAACAGCTGATAAAAAGGCACGAAGCACTAAGAACTTCATTTGAGATTATAGATGGAATTCCTATGCAGAAGATTCACGAAGAAATTGATTTCAAGATGGAGTTTATTGAAAAAGATGAAGAAGAGCTTGAAAATATAATTAAAGAGTTCTTAAGACCATTTGTGTTGAATAAGCCTCCACTTCTAAGGGTTACTCTAGTGAAATTAAAAGAAGAGAGATATGCTATGCTTCTTGACATTCATCATATAGTGTCAGATGGAGTTACAATGGAAATTATCCTAAAAGAAATAGGAGAACTATACAAAGGTGAAAAATTAGATGAGCTTACATTACAATATAAAGATTTTTCAGAATGGCAAAATAAGTTTTTAACAACAGATCTTGCGAAAAAGCAAGAAGAATATTGGTTAAAAGAATTGGCAGGGGAGATACCAGTACTTAATATGCCAACAGATTATCAAAGACCATCTGAACAAAGCTTTGAAGGAGATAAAATAAACTTCAGATTAGATAAGAAAGTGACAGCACAATTAAAAGAAATAGCAGCTAAAACAGGCTCAACATTGTACATGACAATCGTTGCTGCATATAATGTACTGCTGTCAAAATACACAGGACAAGAGGATATAATTATAGGTTCACCTGTAGTAGGCAGAACTCATGAGTCATTCCAAAATATAGTTGGAATGTTCGTTAATACCATAGCACTACGAAATTTCCCTAAGCCAGATAAGGATTTCATAGCATTCTTAACAGAAGTAAAACAGAAATTCTTAGAAGCATATGAAAACCAAGATTACCAATTTGAAGAGTTAGTAGTTCGCCTTGATCTAGAAAAAGATTTTAGTAGAAATCCTTTGTTTGATACTATGGTAGCTTGGCAGAATGTAGATATACGTGATGCTGATATATCTGGTCTAAGTTTTGTTCCATATGATTTTAACTCTAAGATAGCAAAGTTTGATTTAACGCTACTTGTGTACGAGAGTAAAGAAGGATTGGAATGTACTTTTGAATATTGTACCAAGTTATATAAAAAGGAAACTATAGAAAAGTTCGCAGCAAGTTTTGGTAGAATATTAACACAGATAGTTGAAGATTCTACAACTTCAATTAAGCAAATAGATATTATTGATGAATCTGAAAAGAAAAAGGTTCTATATGATTTCAACGATACAAAAGCTGATTATTCAAGACATAAGACAATGCATCAACTATTTGAAGAACAAGTAGAAAAAACACCTTATAATCTAGCGGCTGTTTTTGAAGGAAAAGAAATAACATATAGAGAGTTAAATGAAAGAGCCAACCAATTAGCAGTTTTTCTTAAGAAAAAAGGAGTAGAAGCAGGTATACCAGTAGCGATAATCGTAGAGCGTTCCATGGAAATGATTATAGGAGTAATGGGAATACTTAAGTCTGGTGGAGCTTATGTGCCTATAGACCCTAATTTCCCACTAACAAGAATAGGGACAATAATTAAAAATAGCAATATCTCTTGTATAGTAACACAATGTGAGCAAATAGAGTTAATAAAAGAGTTACAAAAAGAAAATGATGAAATACAAAATGTAATCTGTATTGATACCCAAGAAGATGTGAATTTTGAAGATGATAAGATTGTTACACCTAGCGAACTTATAGGTCTTCCAACAGAGAACTTAGGTAGAATGAGTACTCCACAGGATATAGCTTACATAATATATACTTCTGGTTCAACAGGAACACCAAAAGGAGTAGTTGAAAAACATCAACCAGCAATAAATTTGATTGAATGGGTAAACAATAAATTCAGTATAAATGAAAAAGATCAAATATTATTTATTACCTCTTTATGTTTTGACTTATCAGTATACGATATATTTGGAATTCTAGCGTCAGGAGGTTCCATAAGGATTGCATCCAAGAACGAAGTTAAGGATGCACAAAAATTGCTTGATATCATCCTAGAAGAACCAATTACTTTCTGGGATTCTGCTCCAGCAGCATTACAACAGCTTGTACCATTAATCAGTGAAGATAAGGAACTTGTTAAGAACTACAGATTTAGGTTGATTTTCCAGAGCGGAGACTGGATTCCTGTAACTCTTCCAGACATAATGAGAAAAGCATTTCCGGGAGTTGATGTAATCAGTCTTGGTGGAGCAACAGAAGCGACAATATGGTCTAATTATTATGAAATAGAAAAAGTTGACCCTGATTGGATAAGCATACCTTATGGAAAGCCTATTCAAAATGCTAAATATTATATATTGGATTCCAATTTGAACCCTTGTCCAATGGGAGTAGCAGGAGATTTGTATATCGGAGGGGAATGCCTTGCAACAGGATATGCAAATGACCTAAAACAAACAAATGAAAGATTCATACCAAATCCTTTTGTACAAGAAAGTAATGAAAAAATGTACAAGACAGGGGACATAGCTAGATGGATGCACGATGGTAACATGGAGTTTTTAGGACGAAAAGACCAACAAGTGAAAATAAGAGGCTATAGGATAGAAATAGGAGAAATAGAATATCAATTACTTCAACATAGTTCCATAAAAGAAGTATATGTCATGGCAAGAGATGGTGAAGGTAAAAATAAATATCTATGTGCATATATAGTGGCAGAAAAGGATTTGACTGTAGCTAAGCTAAGAAAATATTTAGGAGATTTATTACCAGCATATATGATTCCTTCATATTTTATACAGATTCCTAAGATGCCAATAACAAGTAATGGAAAGTTGGACAGAAAAGCACTTCCTATGCCAGATGGAAGTATTAATATTGGTAACACTTATGAAGAACCTAATAATGAAATCCAAGAAAAGTTATCTACTATATGGAGTGAGGTTTTAGGCATAAGCAAGATAGGAATTGGTGATAACTTCTTTGATCTTGGAGGAGATTCTATAAAAGCCATACAGATAGTATCTCGTATGAACACAATAAACCTGAAAATAGAAATAAAAGATTTACTCAAAAATCCTACGATAAAAGAATTATCTAGAAAGGTGAGAGTATCTGATAGACAAATAGAACAAGGAGCTGTTACAGGGCAAGTACCTTTAACACCAATACAAAAATGGTTTTTGCAGCAGAATACAGAAGAGATAAATCATTTTAATCAAGCTGTCATGTTGTATAAAAAAGATGGCTTCCAATCAGATGTTGTCAAAAAAGTATTTAAGAAGATAACTGAACATCATGATGCTTTGAGAATGAGATATTGTAGTGATGATAATGAAATATCACAGTATTGTAAGCCTATAGAAGATGCTGAGATAACTATCATGGAAAAAGATCTCAGATATAATCTAAACTATGAACAAGTGATAAAAGAAGAAGCTGATAGAATACATAGGAGTTTAGATTTGAATGAAGGACCACTCTTTGGATTGGCAATTTTTAAAACATATAAAGGAGATTATCTGCTAATTGTTATCCACCATATGGTAGTAGATGGAATATCATGGAGGATACTATTGGAAGATTTAGCTCTAGGATATGAACAAGTATTATCCAATAAAGAAATACAGTTCACTAGAAAAACAGATTCGTATAAGGAATGGGCAAATAAGCTTCAAGTCTATGCAAATAGCAATAAGGCGTTAAAAGAAATTAGTTATTGGCAGACAATAGAAGATGCACCTGTTGAATCTTTACCTAAAGATAGAATCATAGATAAAAATATGGCAGCTGATAGTAAAACAGTTCATGCATCCATATCAGAAGCTAAAACAGAACAGTTACTTAAGGATGTAAACAAAGCATATAACACTGAAATAAACGATATTTTGATAACTGCTTTATGCTTAACTGTGAAAAACTGGACAGACAAAGATAATGTACTTATTCAGTTGGAAGGTCACGGACGAGAAGAAATCATAGAAGATATAGATATCACAAGAACAGTAGGATGGTTCACATCAATGTACCCTGTAATATTTGATATGGCAAAATCAGAAGACATATCCTATCAAATAAAAAATATAAAAGAGACTTTGAGGAATGTACCTAATAAAGGAGTAGGATATGGAATACTAAAATACTTAACTGAGTCCAAATTGCATAAAGAAATCCAGTTCACTAAAAAAGCAGAAATATGCTTCAACTATTTAGGACAGTTTGATATTCAAGATGAAACACAAGTATTCAGTATTTCATCCTTATCAACAGGACAAGCTATAAGCCATAAACTAGAAAAGGAACATGCCATTGAGATAAATGGAAAAGTGTCAGAAGGTAAGTTGATGTTAGATATCAGCTATAATCAAAAGGAATACAATGAAGATACTATCAAAACTTTTGCAGATAATTATATAAAAAATCTAGAAGATATATTAGTCCATTGCCTAGATAAAGATACTGTAGAATTAACTCCAAGTGATTTTGGTGATGATGATACACTTTCTATTGAAGAGCTTGAGAATATAAATAGTTTGTTCGATTGA
- a CDS encoding Eco57I restriction-modification methylase domain-containing protein — MNNKDTGSFYTPRKLMEFMTTYIDDKINHNKALEPSAGDGIFLDYLSSSFMKTDVIELYKDKIDYLLDLNLQNIECHHSDYLDYKQNAPYDLIIGNPPYINKKSIPKSQNEKGIKLAKKWGLTEKICKNMWVYFILKSVELVKKDGSIFFVLPYEFLQVNYAMPLRNWLEEHFKYINIIIFNEKAFNDIDQEICLVLLSNTNKFRNKGIEPYISLEIYNKISTNEIPVHQGIIERNKPINKWSNSILNDNELDFLKDVCQRFSKGSELFTSKPGIVTGANSYFLLTKEEVYKYGFYKNKRKIISKSSEVSNKLIFSLEDHIDIINNNKKAYVLNLSKTKRKEFSYKMNKYIKSGQQNKVNNRYKCSLRKRWYDIRLGEIGELIFFKRYHLYPRMIINEANCYTTDIGYNIFGKEGIDLRKLAFCFYNSLTMTMCEYNGRFYGGGVCELTPSEFRNLPFPQGDVSIEDIKYLDYLIRKGRSIEEITEFVDSKILTSILSEEERRYLINIKSKLLERRLKNIT, encoded by the coding sequence ATGAATAATAAAGATACAGGATCTTTTTATACTCCTAGAAAACTTATGGAGTTTATGACCACATACATAGATGATAAAATTAATCATAATAAAGCTTTAGAACCTTCAGCTGGAGATGGTATTTTCCTAGATTATTTATCGTCAAGTTTTATGAAGACAGATGTAATTGAATTATATAAAGATAAAATTGATTATCTATTAGACTTGAATTTACAAAATATTGAATGTCATCATAGTGATTATTTAGATTATAAACAAAATGCACCATATGATTTAATTATTGGTAATCCACCTTATATTAATAAGAAGAGTATCCCAAAATCACAAAATGAAAAGGGAATTAAACTTGCAAAAAAATGGGGATTAACAGAAAAGATATGTAAAAATATGTGGGTTTATTTTATACTTAAATCTGTAGAATTAGTAAAAAAAGATGGTAGTATTTTTTTTGTTTTACCTTATGAATTTTTACAAGTAAATTATGCTATGCCTTTAAGAAATTGGCTAGAAGAGCATTTTAAATATATTAATATTATTATTTTTAATGAAAAAGCTTTTAATGATATAGATCAGGAAATCTGTTTGGTATTATTATCTAATACCAATAAATTTAGGAATAAAGGAATAGAACCTTATATTTCTTTGGAAATTTATAATAAAATTTCAACAAATGAAATACCTGTACATCAAGGCATTATTGAACGTAATAAACCTATTAATAAATGGTCTAATTCAATATTAAATGACAATGAACTTGATTTTTTAAAAGATGTTTGCCAAAGGTTTTCAAAAGGAAGTGAACTATTTACTTCTAAACCTGGAATCGTAACTGGAGCAAATAGTTATTTCTTATTGACGAAAGAGGAAGTTTATAAATATGGATTTTATAAGAATAAAAGAAAAATTATTTCTAAAAGTTCTGAAGTAAGTAATAAATTAATATTTAGTTTAGAAGATCACATAGATATTATTAATAATAATAAAAAAGCTTATGTTTTAAACTTATCAAAAACAAAGCGTAAAGAATTTTCATATAAAATGAATAAATATATAAAAAGTGGACAACAAAATAAAGTCAATAATAGATATAAGTGTTCATTGAGAAAAAGATGGTACGATATAAGATTAGGAGAAATAGGTGAATTGATTTTTTTTAAAAGGTATCATTTATATCCAAGAATGATTATTAATGAAGCAAATTGTTATACTACAGATATAGGTTATAACATATTCGGTAAAGAAGGAATTGATTTAAGGAAATTGGCATTTTGCTTTTATAATTCATTAACGATGACTATGTGTGAATATAATGGTAGATTTTATGGTGGAGGTGTGTGTGAATTAACACCATCAGAATTTAGAAATTTACCTTTTCCACAGGGAGATGTAAGTATAGAAGATATTAAATATTTGGATTATTTAATAAGAAAAGGAAGGTCAATTGAAGAAATAACAGAATTTGTTGATTCTAAAATTTTAACTTCCATTTTAAGTGAAGAAGAAAGACGATACCTTATAAATATAAAAAGTAAATTGTTAGAAAGAAGATTAAAGAATATAACTTAA
- a CDS encoding HNH endonuclease — protein MRVHGDKILRRRAKYRKKKRYTSYKKELVEDFQNMCGYCGKDFNYMRCEHQIDHLIPVDACKKFKQENMISEYSNLVYSCRVCNRNKWNDWPLDNINDIHDGQKGYIDPATEEYDTHLKRNSNGEIIPLTSLGNYMYDIFKFEYRLTSLIWKATCIKKEIEILKKKIDKLEGEERTEYLEKFYLFQTQFDNMTNILKEKRELI, from the coding sequence ATGAGAGTACATGGAGATAAAATTTTAAGGAGGAGGGCAAAATACAGAAAAAAGAAAAGGTATACATCTTACAAGAAAGAATTAGTCGAAGATTTTCAAAATATGTGCGGTTATTGTGGTAAAGATTTTAATTACATGAGATGTGAACATCAAATTGACCATTTAATTCCTGTAGATGCATGTAAGAAATTTAAGCAAGAAAATATGATAAGTGAATATAGTAATTTGGTTTATTCATGTAGAGTATGTAACAGAAACAAATGGAATGATTGGCCACTTGATAATATAAATGACATTCATGATGGCCAAAAAGGTTACATTGATCCTGCAACAGAAGAATATGATACTCATTTAAAAAGGAATAGCAATGGTGAAATAATTCCTTTAACCAGTTTAGGGAACTATATGTATGATATATTTAAATTTGAATATAGATTAACTTCATTAATTTGGAAAGCTACATGTATTAAAAAGGAGATAGAGATTTTAAAAAAGAAAATTGATAAATTAGAAGGCGAGGAACGGACAGAATATCTAGAAAAATTCTATCTTTTTCAGACACAATTTGATAATATGACTAATATTTTAAAAGAAAAAAGGGAATTAATATGA